The Bacillus oleivorans genome has a window encoding:
- a CDS encoding ABC transporter ATP-binding protein, whose translation MYGFLGPNGAGKTTTIRMLLGLMKPTSWKVSVFGQDMKYHRLSILKHIGSLVETPSYYGHLTAYENLECVRKVLEVPRSNIEEVLSLVRLSKDARKPVKNFSLGMKQRLGIATALLGNPKLLILDEPTNGLDPAGILEMRELIKSLPKEKDMSILISSHLLNEIDHVATQVGIIAKGDLLYQGSIGELRKQSRGKIKLKVGSAEMGVRVLLANGIKAEYDGLFVYLDDVSDEKVAHTIEVLVKNGMSIYRVHEENKSLEDLFLEMTAEEAS comes from the coding sequence GTGTACGGCTTTTTAGGGCCGAATGGAGCAGGAAAGACGACAACAATTCGCATGTTGTTAGGTTTGATGAAACCGACAAGCTGGAAGGTATCGGTCTTTGGTCAGGATATGAAATATCATAGGCTGTCTATTTTAAAGCATATCGGCTCACTCGTGGAGACTCCTTCCTATTACGGACATTTAACGGCCTATGAAAACTTGGAGTGTGTCCGAAAAGTATTAGAGGTTCCCCGCTCAAACATTGAAGAGGTTCTTTCATTAGTGAGACTTTCTAAAGATGCCAGAAAGCCAGTAAAAAATTTCTCGCTTGGAATGAAACAAAGACTTGGAATTGCAACGGCTCTTTTAGGAAATCCAAAGCTTTTAATTTTAGATGAACCGACCAACGGCCTAGACCCTGCAGGGATTCTAGAAATGAGAGAATTAATTAAAAGTCTCCCGAAGGAAAAAGATATGAGTATTTTAATCTCAAGTCACTTATTAAATGAAATTGATCATGTGGCTACTCAGGTAGGTATTATAGCAAAGGGAGATTTATTGTATCAGGGTTCCATTGGGGAACTTCGCAAGCAATCAAGAGGAAAGATTAAATTAAAGGTCGGATCAGCCGAAATGGGAGTGAGAGTCTTACTGGCTAATGGCATAAAAGCAGAGTATGACGGACTCTTTGTCTATTTGGACGATGTATCGGATGAAAAGGTGGCCCATACGATTGAAGTTTTAGTGAAAAACGGAATGTCCATCTATCGGGTTCATGAAGAAAATAAATCTCTCGAAGATCTGTTTCTCGAAATGACAGCAGAGGAGGCTTCTTAA
- a CDS encoding response regulator transcription factor has translation MIKILYIEDDQEIGAWLHRELTEAKYEVKWLRSGDGAISHLDNVDVVILDIMLPGLDGFTVGQRIKRANADIPILLLSARSNVDDKLQGLEFADDYVTKPFHPEEIIARIEVLLRRYNKQSERKIQLQQLTIYLDQNRIINEQGEEIILTGKQFYIFQYLLRHPNQILTKEQIYEAVWGEPFIEGDKALMVHIRHLREKIEQDPSQPTIVETIRGIGYRVKL, from the coding sequence ATGATAAAGATTTTATATATAGAAGATGATCAAGAAATTGGAGCTTGGTTACATAGAGAGCTTACTGAGGCAAAATATGAGGTGAAGTGGTTACGGTCTGGGGATGGGGCAATTTCTCACTTAGACAATGTGGATGTCGTTATTCTTGATATTATGCTGCCTGGACTGGATGGTTTTACTGTCGGACAGAGAATCAAACGGGCTAACGCTGACATCCCTATTCTTTTATTATCAGCACGTTCGAATGTAGATGATAAGCTACAAGGCTTGGAATTCGCAGATGATTATGTAACGAAGCCATTTCACCCTGAAGAAATTATAGCTAGGATCGAAGTTTTATTGAGACGCTACAACAAACAATCCGAGAGGAAAATTCAGCTTCAGCAATTAACGATCTATTTAGATCAAAACCGGATTATAAATGAACAGGGTGAAGAGATTATTTTAACCGGAAAACAATTTTATATTTTTCAATACCTGCTGCGCCATCCTAATCAGATTTTAACAAAGGAACAAATTTACGAAGCAGTCTGGGGCGAACCCTTTATTGAGGGAGATAAAGCATTAATGGTTCACATTCGGCATCTGCGGGAAAAAATTGAACAGGACCCTAGTCAGCCTACTATTGTTGAAACAATTCGCGGGATTGGATATCGGGTTAAGCTATGA